The following coding sequences are from one Anolis sagrei isolate rAnoSag1 chromosome 6, rAnoSag1.mat, whole genome shotgun sequence window:
- the LOC132778051 gene encoding olfactory receptor 2AP1-like, producing MVEKEQENQTALTEFLLLGFGDIGNLWLLLFFLFLLIYIVTTIGNILIIVLVVVDRHLHTPMYFFLGNLSCLETCYSSNILPLMLVNLLNGGQGTISVTTCMTQYYFFGFLAASECYLLAAMSYDRYVAICKPLLYSALMSHRVCFQLVAGSWICGSLAINITIYLMSQLQFCDSGKINHFFCDFNPILKVSCSDTHMIKLLTTFLAAVCSLPPFLLTLASYVYIISTIMSIPSISGRQKAFSTCSSHLIVVSTFYGTIMIVYMLPKTDALRDLNKIFSLFYTVLTPLFNPLIYSLRNREVKEALKKVVVKLCAFECMQGCMLIHFFI from the coding sequence ATGGTCGAAAAAGAACAGGAAAATCAAACAGCACTCACTGAATTTTTACTGCTGGGATTTGGAGATATTGGAAACTTGtggcttcttctcttcttcctcttcctcctgattTATATTGTGACCACAATTGGCAATATTCTCATTATTGTGCTGGTTGTGGTTGATCGGCACCTCCACACTCCTATGTACTTCTTCCTGGGTAACCTGTCCTGTCTGGAGACTTGCTACAGCTCCAATATCCTTCCTCTGATGCTGGTTAACCTTCTCAATGGAGGTCAAGGAACCATCTCAGTCACTACCTGCATGACCCAATACTACTTTTTTGGTTTCTTGGCAGCTTCTGAATGCTATCTTCTAGCGGCAATGTCCTATGATAGATATGTGGCTATATGTAAGCCATTGCTCTATTCAGCACTAATGAGCCACAGAGTTTGCTTCCAGCTGGTAGCTGGATCTTGGATCTGTGGTTCATTGGCTATTAATATAACTATATATTTAATGAGCCAGTTACAATTCTGTGACTCTGGTAAAATCAACCATTTCTTTTGTGATTTCAACCCAATATTAAAGGTGTCCTGCAGTGACACACACATGATTAAGCTTTTAACTACTTTTCTAGCAGCTGTATGTTCTCTACCTCCTTTCTTGTTGACTTTGGCATCTTATGTTTATATCATATCTACCATCATGAGTATCCCATCCATAAGTGGGAGGCAAAAAGCCTTTTCAACCTGCTCCTCACACTTGATTGTGGTATCTACCTTTTACGGCACCATAATGATTGTCTACATGTTGCCCAAAACTGATGCACTGCGAGACCTCAACAaaatcttctctcttttttacaCAGTCCTGACACCTTTGTTCAACCCCCTGATATACAGTTTGAGAAATAGGGAAGTTAAGGAGGCCCTCAAGAAAGTTGTCGTTAAATTGTGTGCATTTGAATGCATGCAGGGCTGTATGTTAATACACTTTTTTATTTAG